A stretch of Alkalicella caledoniensis DNA encodes these proteins:
- a CDS encoding YheC/YheD family protein: MRNKNVRAKSLASKLSKYKILLQSDFIRPHLLETIEFTEESLLRMIEKYSFIYIKPVSGSFGRDILSLEIAKEPNTHYVVRNDDKILWKGNFKESVYIINAYIARRKFLIQQGIRPFEYKGKHVDIRVFIQKPDKLWIVSGLGVKVAKSKNMIVTNYNQGASILSLKDYLSSGNFQHDFIKINHVLEELCLEGGEVLNSYYPRFRELGFDVILDEYLKPWIIEVNTKPKYEMFREIDVQLYKKIDRYHEDILRQYKKEKASFKKVDKIYSPFNGKRID, translated from the coding sequence ATGAGAAACAAAAATGTAAGGGCTAAAAGTTTAGCTAGTAAGTTATCCAAATATAAAATTCTACTTCAATCAGACTTTATTCGTCCTCATTTGTTAGAAACTATTGAGTTCACAGAAGAAAGCCTTTTAAGGATGATTGAAAAATATAGTTTTATTTATATAAAACCTGTTTCTGGTTCTTTCGGTAGGGATATTTTATCCTTGGAGATAGCCAAGGAACCTAACACTCATTACGTTGTTAGAAACGATGATAAAATCTTGTGGAAAGGTAATTTTAAGGAATCAGTGTATATCATTAATGCGTATATTGCTAGAAGAAAATTTCTAATACAACAGGGAATAAGACCATTTGAGTACAAAGGTAAACATGTTGATATCAGGGTATTTATTCAAAAACCTGATAAGCTCTGGATTGTCTCTGGTCTAGGTGTTAAGGTGGCTAAGTCTAAAAATATGATAGTAACGAATTATAATCAGGGTGCTAGTATCTTAAGTCTAAAGGATTATCTGTCCTCTGGAAATTTTCAACATGATTTCATTAAAATTAATCATGTATTAGAAGAGCTTTGTCTCGAAGGTGGTGAAGTATTAAACTCATATTATCCTCGATTTAGGGAGTTAGGGTTTGATGTGATCTTAGATGAATACTTGAAGCCATGGATAATAGAGGTAAATACTAAGCCCAAGTATGAAATGTTTAGGGAGATTGATGTGCAGCTATATAAAAAAATAGACAGATATCATGAAGACATTCTTAGGCAGTATAAAAAGGAAAAAGCAAGTTTTAAAAAAGTCGATAAAATATACTCACCCTTTAATGGAAAGCGAATAGACTAA